Proteins from a genomic interval of Toxotes jaculatrix isolate fToxJac2 chromosome 5, fToxJac2.pri, whole genome shotgun sequence:
- the LOC121182545 gene encoding myosin heavy chain, fast skeletal muscle-like isoform X2, with the protein MSTDAEMAIYGKAAIYLRKPEKERIEAQNKPFDAKSACYVVDAKELYLKATIIKKDAGKVTVKVLDTQEVFKEDDVSPMNPPKFDKIEDMAMMTHLNEASVLYNLKERYAAWMIYTYSGLFCATVNPYKWLPVYDAEVVSAYRGKKRMEAPPHIFSVSDNAYQNMLTDRENQSVLITGESGAGKTVNTKRVIQYFATISVGGDKKKEASGKIQGSLEDQIIAANPLLEAYGNAKTVRNDNSSRFGKFIRIHFGTTGKLASADIETYLLEKSRVTFQLSDERGYHIFYQMMTNHKPELIEMSLITTNPYDFPMISQGQITVASIDDKVELEATDNAIDILGFTGEEKNSIYKMTGAVLHHGNMKFKQKQREEQAEPDGTEDADKVAYLLGLNSADMLKALCYPRVKVGNEYVTKGQTVPQVLNSVTALAKSIYERMFLWMVIRINQMLDTKQQRNFFIGVLDIAGFEIFDFNSMEQLCINFTNEKLQQFFNHHMFVLEQEEYKKEGIIWEFIDFGMDLAACIELIEKPMGIFSILEEECMFPKATDTSFKNKLYDQHLGKCRAFEKPKPAKGKAEAHFSLVHYAGTVDYNISGWLDKNKDPLNESVLQLYQKSSVKLLAHLYPPAAAEETGGGKKGGKKKGGSMQTVSSQFRENLGKLMTNLRSTHPHFVRCLIPNESKTPGLMENFLVIHQLRCNGVLEGIRICRKGFPSRILYGDFKQRYKVLNASVIPEGQFIDNKKAAEKLLGSIDVDHDQYRFGHTKVFFKAGLLGTLEEMRDEKLAALVTMTQAVCRGYLMRKEFVKMTERRDAIFTIQYNVRSFMNVKHWPWMKVYYKIKPLLKSAETEKELAQMKENYEKMTQDLAAALAKKKELEEKMVSLLQEKNDLQLQVASESENLTDAEERCEGLIKSKIQLEAKLKETTERLEDEEEINAELTAKKRKLEDECSELKKDIDDLELTLAKVEKEKHATENKVKNLTEEMASQDESIAKLTKEKKALQEAHQQTLDDLQAEEDKVNTLTKAKTKLEQQVDDLEGSLEQEKKLRMDLERAKRKLEGDLKLAQESIMDLENDKQQSDEKLKKKDFEISQLLSKIEDEQSMGAQLQKKIKELQARIEELEEEIEAERAARAKVEKQRADLSRELEEISERLEEAGGATAAQIEMNKKREAEFQKVRRDLEEATLQHEATAAALRKKQADSVAELGEQIDNLQRVKQKLEKEKSEYKMEIDDLSSNMEAVAKAKGNLEKMCRTLEDQLSELKTKNDENIRQINDLGAQKARLLTENGEFGRQIEEKEALVSQLTRGKQAFTQQIEELKRQIEEEVKAKNALAHGLQSARHDCDLLREQFEEEQEAKAELQRGMSKANSEVAQWRTKYETDAIQRTEELEEAKKKLAQRLQEAEEQIEAVNSKCASLEKTKQRLQSEVEDLMIDVERANGLAANLDKKQRNFDKVLAEWKQKYEEGQAELEGAQKEARSLGTELFKMKNSYEEALDQLETMKRENKNLQQEISDLTEQIGETGKSIHELEKAKKQVETEKSEIQTALEEAEGTLEHEESKILRVQLELNQIKGEVDRKLAEKDEEMEQIKRNSQRVIDSMQSTLDSEVRSRNDALRIKKKMEGDLNEMEIQLSHANRQAAESQKQLRNVQAQLKDAQLHLDDAVRAQDDLKEQAAMVERRNGLMVAEIEELRAALEQTERSRKIAEQELVDASERVGLLHSQNTSLLNTKKKLETDLVQIQSEVDDTVQEARNAEEKAKKAITDAAMMAEELKKEQDTSAHLERMKKNLEVAVKDLQHRLDEAENLAMKGGKKQLQKLESRVRELETEVEAEQRRGADAVKGVRKYERRVKELTYQTEEDKKNITRLQDLVDKLQLKVKAYKRQAEEAEEQANVHLSKCRKVQHELEEAEERADIAESQVNKLRAKSRDSGKGKDSAE; encoded by the exons ATGAGTACGGACGCAGAGATGGCCATTTATGGCAAAGCTGCCATTTACCTCCGTAAGCCAGAGAAGGAGAGAATTGAGGCTCAGAACAAACCCTTTGATGCCAAGAGCGCCTGCTATGTGGTTGATGCCAAGGAACTGTACTTGAAGGCAACAATCATCAAGAAAGATGCTGGCAAAGTCACCGTCAAAGTCCTGGACACCCAGGAGGTTT TTAAAGAAGATGATGTCTCTCCAATGAACCCTCCCAAGTTCGACAAAATTGAGGACATGGCCATGATGACCCATCTGAATGAAGCCTCTGTCCTGTATAATCTCAAAGAGCGTTATGCAGCATGGATGATCTAC ACCTACTCTGGGTTGTTCTGTGCCACCGTGAACCCCTACAAATGGCTCCCAGTGTACGATGCTGAAGTTGTAAGTGCCTATAGAGGCAAGAAGCGTATGGAGGCTCCACCCCacatcttctctgtctctgacaacGCTTATCAGAACATGCTTACTG ACAGGGAGAACCAGTCTGTCTTGATCAC TGGAGAATCTGGTGCTGGAAAGACTGTGAACACCAAGCGTGTCATCCAGTACTTCGCAACAATCTCAGTTGGTGGAGACAAGAAGAAGGAGGCATCAGGCAAGATACAG GGGTCTCTGGAGGATCAGATTATTGCAGCCAATCCTCTGCTGGAGGCCTACGGTAATGCCAAAACTGTGAGGAATGACAACTCTTCTCGTTTT GGTAAATTCATCAGAATCCATTTCGGCACAACTGGCAAACTGGCTAGTGCTGATATTGAGACAT ATCTGCTGGAAAAGTCAAGAGTGACATTCCAGCTTTCTGATGAGAGAGGCTACCACATCTTCTACCAGATGATGACAAACCACAAACCTGAGCTGATTG AGATGTCACTCATCACAACCAACCCCTATGACTTCCCCATGATCAGCCAGGGTCAGATCACTGTGGCCAGCATTGATGACAAAGTTGAGCTGGAAGCCACTGAT AACGCTATTGATATCCTGGGCTTCACTGGTGAAGAGAAGAACAGCATCTACAAGATGACTGGTGCTGTACTCCACCATGGTAACATGAAGTTCAAGCAGAAGCAGCGTGAGGAGCAGGCTGAGCCTGATGGCACAGAGG ATGCTGACAAGGTTGCTTACTTGTTGGGTCTGAACTCTGCTGACATGCTGAAGGCTCTGTGCTATCCCAGAGTGAAGGTCGGAAATGAGTACGTCACTAAGGGACAGACTGTACCTCAG gtccTGAACTCAGTGACTGCCCTGGCCAAGTCTATCTATGAGAGGATGTTCTTGTGGATGGTCATCCGTATCAACCAGATGTTGGACACTAAGCAGCAAAGGAATTTCTTCATTGGTGTCCTGGATATTGCCGGCTTTGAAATCTTTGAT ttcaacagcatGGAGCAGCTGTGCATCAACTTCACCAATGAAAAACTGCAACAGTTCTTCAACCACCACATGTTCGTCCTGGAGCAAGAGGAGTACAAGAAGGAGGGTATTATCTGGGAGTTCATTGACTTTGGCATGGACCTGGCTGCCTGCATTGAGCTGATTGAAAAG CCCATGGGCATCTTCTCCATCCTTGAAGAGGAGTGCATGTTCCCCAAGGCCACTGACACTTCCTTCAAGAACAAGCTCTATGATCAGCATCTTGGCAAATGCAGAGCATTTGAGAAACCAAAGCCCGCCAAGGGCAAGGCTGAGGCCCACTTCTCCCTGGTGCACTATGCTGGTACTGTGGACTACAATATCTCTGGCTGGCTGGACAAGAACAAGGACCCACTGAATGAGTCTGTCCTGCAGCTGTACCAGAAGTCCTCAGTTAAACTGCTGGCTCATCTGtatcctcctgctgctgctgagg AGACCGGTGGTGGAAAGAAGGGAGGCAAGAAGAAGGGTGGCTCTATGCAGACTGTGTCTTCACAGTTCAGG GAGAACTTGGGCAAACTGATGACTAACTTGAGGAGCACCCATCCTCACTTTGTGCGTTGCCTGATTCCCAATGAGTCAAAGACTCCAG GTCTGATGGAGAACTTCCTGGTCATCCACCAGCTCAGGTGTAATGGTGTGCTGGAGGGTATCAGAATCTGCAGAAAGGGTTTCCCCAGCAGAATCCTCTACGGTGACTTCAAACAGAG GTACAAAGTACTGAATGCCAGTGTCATCCCTGAGGGCCAGTTCATTGACAACAAGAAGGCAGCAGAGAAACTGCTTGGATCGATTGATGTTGATCATGACCAGTACAGATTTGGACACACCAAG gTGTTCTTCAAGGCTGGTCTGTTGGGTACCCTTGAGGAGATGAGAGATGAAAAGCTGGCAGCTCTGGTCACCATGACTCAGGCTGTCTGCCGTGGTTACCTCATGAGAAAGGAGTTTGTGAAGATGACAGAGAGGAG GGATGCCATCTTTACCATTCAGTACAATGTCCGCTCATTCATGAATGTGAAACACTGGCCATGGATGAAGGTGTACTACAAGATCAAGCCTCTGCTGAAGAGTGCTGAAACTGAGAAGGAGCTGGCTCAGATGAAGGAGAACTATGAGAAGATGACACAAGACTTGGCTGCTGCCCTGGCCAAGAAGAAGGAACTGGAGGAGAAGATGGTGTCTCTTCTGCAGGAGAAGAACGACCTGCAGCTCCAAGTGGCATCC GAATCAGAGAATCTGACAGATGCTGAGGAGAGATGTGAGGGACTTATCAAGAGCAAGATTCAGCTGGAGGCCAAACTCAAAGAGACAACTGAGAGactggaggatgaagaggaaatcAATGCTGAGCTTACTGCCAAGAAGAGAAAGCTGGAGGATGAATGCTCTGAGCTCAAGAAGGATATTGATGATCTGGAGCTTACCTTGGCCAAagtggaaaaggagaaacatgCCACTGAGAACAAG GTGAAGAACCTGACAGAGGAGATGGCCTCTCAGGATGAGAGCATTGCTAAGCTGACCAAGGAGAAGAAAGCCCTTCAGGAGGCTCATCAGCAGACTCTTGATGACCTGCAGGCTGAGGAAGACAAAGTCAACACTCTGACCAAGGCCAAGACCAAGCTTGAGCAGCAAGTCGATGAT CTTGAGGGCTCTCTGGAGCAAGAGAAGAAGCTGCGTATGGACCTTGAGAGAGCCAAGAGGAAGCTCGAGGGAGATCTGAAACTGGCCCAGGAATCCATCATGGATCTTGAGAATGACAAGCAGCAGTCTGATGAGAAACttaaaaa GAAGGACTTTGAAATCAGTCAGCTCCTTAGCAAGATTGAGGATGAGCAGTCAATGGGTGCTCAGCTTCAGAAGAAGATCAAGGAGCTTCAG GCCCGTATTGAGGAACTGGAGGAGGAGATTGAAGCTGAGCGCGCTGCTCGTGCCAAGGTTGAGAAGCAGAGAGCTGACCTGTCCAGGGAACTTGAGGAGATCAGTGAGAGACTGGAGGAGGCTGGTGGTGCCACTGCTGCTCAGATTGAGATGAACAAGAAGCGTGAAGCTGAGTTCCAGAAGGTCCGTCGTGACCTTGAGGAGGCCACTCTGCAGCATGAAGCCACTGCTGCCGCCCTTCGCAAGAAGCAGGCTGACAGCGTTGCTGAGCTGGGAGAGCAGATCGACAACCTCCAGCGTGTCAAGCAGAAgcttgaaaaggaaaagagtgaATACAAGATGGAGATTGATGACCTCTCCAGCAACATGGAGGCTGTTGCCAAAGCAAAG GGAAATCTTGAAAAGATGTGCCGTACTCTTGAGGACCAACTTAGCGAGCTGAAGACCAAGAATGATGAAAATATCCGTCAAATCAATGATCTGGGTGCACAGAAAGCACGTCTGCTGACAGAAAATG GTGAGTTTGGCCGTCAAATTGAAGAGAAAGAAGCTCTTGTCTCCCAGCTGACCAGAGGCAAACAGGCCTTCACACAGCAGATTGAGGAGCTGAAGAGACAGATTGAAGAGGAGGTTAAG GCCAAGAATGCTCTTGCCCATGGACTGCAATCAGCCCGCCATGACTGTGACCTGCTGAGGGAGCAGtttgaggaggagcaggaggccaAGGCTGAGCTGCAGCGTGGAATGTCCAAGGCCAACAGTGAGGTGGCTCAGTGGAGAACTAAGTATGAAACTGATGCTATCCAGCGCACAGAGGAGCTTGAGGAGGCCAA gaaaaagctgGCCCAGCGCCTGCAGGAGGCTGAGGAACAGATTGAGGCTGTGAATTCCAAGTGTGCTTCTCTGGAGAAAACCAAACAGAGGCTCCAGAGTGAGGTGGAGGACCTCATGATTGATGTGGAGAGGGCTAATGGGCTGGCTGCTAACCTGGACAAGAAGCAGAGGAACTTTGACAAA GTGTTGGCAGAGTGGAAGCAGAAGTACGAGGAGGGTCAGGCAGAGCTTGAAGGAGCTCAGAAGGAGGCTCGTTCTCTTGGCACTGAGCTGTTCAAGATGAAGAACTCTTATGAGGAGgctctggatcagctggagaCCATGAAGCGTGAAAACAAGAACTTGCAAC AGGAGATCTCAGATCTGACTGAACAGATTGGCGAGACTGGCAAGAGCATCCACGAGTTGGAGAAGGCCAAGAagcaggtggagacagagaaatCTGAGATCCAGACAGCTCTTGAGGAGGCTGAG GGAACTCTGGAACATGAAGAGTCTAAGATCCTGCGTGTCCAGCTGGAGCTTAACCAGATTAAGGGTGAGGTGGACAGGAAGCTGGCAGAAAAAGATGAGGAGATGGAACAGATCAAGAGGAACAGCCAGAGGGTGATTGACTCCATGCAGAGCACTCTGGATTCTGAGGTCAGGAGCAGGAACGATGCCCTGAGGatcaagaagaagatggagggagaccTGAATGAGATGGAGATTCAGCTGAGTCACGCCAATCGCCAGGCTGCTGAGTCCCAGAAGCAGCTGAGGAATGTGCAGGCACAGCTGAAG GATGCTCAACTGCACCTTGATGATGCTGTCAGAGCTCAGGATGACCTCAAGGAACAAGCTGCTATGGTGGAGCGCAGGAACGGTCTCATGGTGGCTGAGATCGAGGAACTTAGGGCTGCTctggaacagacagagagaagtcgCAAGATCGCTGAACAGGAGCTGGTGGACGCCAGTGAGCGTGTTGGACTTCTGCACTCTCAG AACACAAGCCTTCTGAACACCAAGAAGAAGCTTGAGACTGACCTGGTCCAGATCCAGAGTGAAGTTGATGACACTGTTCAGGAAGCAAGGAATGCAGAGGAGAAGGCAAAGAAGGCCATCACTGAT GCTGCGATGATGGctgaagagctgaagaaggagcaggatACTAGCGCTCAcctggagaggatgaagaagaactTGGAGGTTGCTGTTAAGGACCTGCAGCACCGCCTGGATGAGGCTGAGAACCTGGCCATGAAGGGTGGCAAGAAGCAGCTCCAGAAACTGGAGTCCAGA GTGCGTGAGCTGGAGACAGAGGTTGAGGCCGAGCAGAGACGTGGAGCAGATGCTGTTAAGGGTGTCCGCAAATATGAGAGGAGGGTGAAGGAGCTCACCTACCAG ACTGAGGAGGACAAGAAAAACATTACCAGGCTGCAGGATCTGGTTGACAAGCTGCAGCTCAAGGTGAAGGCCTACAAGAGGCAGGCTGAGGAAGCG gaggagcaggccaaCGTTCACCTGTCCAAGTGCAGGAAGGTCCAGCATGAGCTGGAAGAGGCTGAGGAGCGCGCTGACATCGCTGAATCCCAGGTCAACAAGCTGAGAGCCAAGAGCCGTGACTCTGGAAAG GGAAAAGACTCAGCTGAGTAA